One genomic window of Geodermatophilus sp. DSM 44513 includes the following:
- a CDS encoding carbohydrate ABC transporter permease, whose product MSTPAAHERDRPLARVGGYLGLLLVVVVVALPLYWILVTSLKERPDIYTVPVTWLPDPLTSDNYLRVGTGVAFTDYLRNSILITTVLTVVQVTLGVLSAFALAFLRFPGRSLVLLVVIASLMVPNQVTVISNYALVAQLGWRNTFAGIIVPLAGVAFGTFLMRNHFLSLPREILEAAEMDAAGPLKMLWRVVLPMSWPTLVAFALITIVNEWNQYLWPLLMADDASTAPLPVGLAQLQDTAGLTNWGPVMAGTVVTMLPILVIFLVLQRHMIKGLTAGAVKG is encoded by the coding sequence GTGAGCACCCCCGCCGCGCACGAGCGCGACCGCCCGCTGGCCCGCGTCGGCGGGTACCTCGGCCTGCTGCTGGTCGTCGTCGTGGTCGCCCTGCCGCTGTACTGGATCCTGGTCACCTCGCTCAAGGAGCGGCCGGACATCTACACCGTGCCGGTCACCTGGCTGCCCGACCCGCTGACCAGCGACAACTACCTGCGCGTGGGCACGGGCGTGGCGTTCACCGACTACCTGCGCAACTCGATCCTCATCACCACCGTCCTGACGGTCGTGCAGGTGACCCTCGGGGTGCTCTCGGCGTTCGCGCTGGCCTTCCTGCGCTTCCCCGGGCGCAGCCTGGTGCTGCTGGTGGTGATCGCCAGCCTCATGGTGCCCAACCAGGTGACGGTGATCAGCAACTACGCGCTGGTGGCCCAGCTGGGCTGGCGGAACACCTTCGCCGGGATCATCGTGCCGCTGGCCGGCGTGGCCTTCGGGACGTTCCTGATGCGCAACCACTTCCTGTCGCTGCCGAGGGAGATCCTCGAGGCGGCGGAGATGGACGCCGCCGGACCGCTGAAGATGCTGTGGCGGGTCGTGCTGCCGATGTCCTGGCCGACGCTGGTCGCCTTCGCGCTGATCACCATCGTCAACGAGTGGAACCAGTACCTCTGGCCGCTGCTGATGGCCGACGACGCCTCCACCGCGCCGCTGCCGGTGGGCCTCGCCCAGCTGCAGGACACCGCCGGGCTCACCAACTGGGGCCCGGTCATGGCCGGCACGGTCGTGACCATGCTGCCGATCCTGGTGATCTTCCTGGTGCTGCAGCGCCACATGATCAAGGGCCTGACCGCCGGAGCGGTCAAGGGCTGA
- a CDS encoding sugar ABC transporter permease, with the protein MSAEPITAAPGAVVASTPRAGTPAPPPARASGGAAADPPGNRRRDLLIAAAFLLPNLVLLVVFTYRPLLDNIRLSFTSWNISSPTAEFIGVDNYVEWLTSEDSRQVLWNTVVFTGSAVVGTMVIGLALALLLDQRLFGRNAVRSLVFAPFVLAGAAVGVAFQFVFDPTFGLVQDLLARVGVAAPDFYQDPDWALFMVTATYVWKNLGYTFVIYLAALQGRRPELDEAAEIDAASSWTRFRHVTWPQLRPATFFLLITVLLNSFQVFDVISVMTRGGPLGNGTTTMVYQVYQETFVNQRAGYGATVATIMFLGLLVITLVQVRVMERGREA; encoded by the coding sequence GTGAGTGCCGAGCCGATCACCGCTGCCCCGGGCGCGGTCGTGGCGTCGACGCCGCGGGCCGGCACCCCGGCGCCTCCCCCGGCGCGAGCGTCGGGGGGCGCGGCGGCCGACCCGCCGGGCAACCGGCGGCGGGACCTGCTGATCGCCGCGGCGTTCCTGCTGCCCAACCTGGTGCTGCTGGTGGTGTTCACCTACCGCCCGCTGCTGGACAACATCCGGCTGTCCTTCACCAGCTGGAACATCTCCTCGCCGACCGCGGAGTTCATCGGCGTCGACAACTACGTGGAGTGGCTCACCAGCGAGGACAGCCGGCAGGTCCTCTGGAACACCGTCGTCTTCACCGGCTCGGCCGTGGTCGGCACGATGGTCATCGGCCTGGCGCTCGCCCTGCTGCTGGACCAGAGGCTGTTCGGCCGCAACGCCGTCCGGTCGCTGGTCTTCGCGCCGTTCGTGCTGGCCGGCGCGGCCGTCGGCGTGGCCTTCCAGTTCGTCTTCGACCCGACCTTCGGGTTGGTGCAGGACCTGCTCGCCCGGGTCGGCGTGGCGGCTCCGGACTTCTACCAGGACCCGGACTGGGCGCTGTTCATGGTCACGGCCACCTACGTCTGGAAGAACCTCGGCTACACCTTCGTCATCTACCTGGCCGCCCTGCAGGGGCGGCGGCCGGAACTGGACGAGGCGGCCGAGATCGACGCCGCGTCCAGCTGGACGAGGTTCCGGCACGTCACCTGGCCGCAGCTGCGGCCGGCGACCTTCTTCCTGCTCATCACCGTGCTGCTCAACAGCTTCCAGGTCTTCGACGTCATCAGCGTCATGACCCGCGGCGGCCCGCTGGGCAACGGCACCACGACGATGGTCTACCAAGTCTACCAGGAGACGTTCGTGAACCAGCGGGCCGGCTACGGCGCCACGGTGGCCACGATCATGTTCCTCGGCCTGCTGGTCATCACCCTCGTCCAGGTCCGGGTCATGGAGCGGGGGCGGGAGGCGTGA
- the selD gene encoding selenide, water dikinase SelD, whose amino-acid sequence MTTAPARTRLTQYAHGGGCACKIPPGELEAVVAGLTATGPVDPAAELVIGLDDGDDAAVVRTAGGQGLVLTTDFFTPVVDDAYTFGRIAATNALSDVYAMGGTPVVAVNLLGWPRDVLPAELAAEVLRGGLAAAHEAGCHVGGGHSIDDPEPKYGMAVTGVVDVDRVITNSVAVAGTPLSLTKPLGIGVLNNRVKATGEESAEAVAAMTTLNRDAGRAAVAAGIRAGTDVTGFGLLGHLYKMARASGVTAVVDAAAVPYLAGAREALAAGFVSGGTRRNLDWVRPHTDLSAVGEDEALLLADAQTSGGLLLGGEVPGAPVIGEFVPRGEHVVVVR is encoded by the coding sequence GTGACGACCGCCCCCGCTCGCACCCGGCTCACCCAGTACGCGCACGGCGGCGGCTGCGCCTGCAAGATCCCGCCCGGGGAGCTGGAGGCCGTGGTGGCCGGGCTGACCGCCACCGGCCCGGTCGACCCGGCCGCGGAGCTGGTCATCGGGCTGGACGACGGCGACGACGCGGCCGTCGTGCGCACCGCGGGTGGGCAGGGCCTGGTGCTGACCACGGACTTCTTCACCCCGGTCGTCGACGACGCCTACACCTTCGGCCGGATCGCGGCGACCAACGCGCTGTCCGACGTCTACGCGATGGGCGGCACCCCGGTGGTCGCGGTCAACCTGCTCGGCTGGCCGCGCGACGTGCTGCCCGCCGAGCTGGCCGCCGAGGTGCTGCGCGGCGGGCTGGCGGCCGCCCACGAGGCGGGCTGCCACGTCGGCGGCGGGCACTCCATCGACGACCCCGAGCCCAAGTACGGCATGGCGGTGACCGGCGTCGTCGACGTCGACCGGGTCATCACTAACTCCGTCGCCGTCGCCGGGACGCCGCTGTCGCTGACCAAGCCGCTGGGGATCGGTGTGCTCAACAACCGGGTGAAGGCCACCGGCGAGGAGTCGGCGGAGGCGGTGGCCGCGATGACGACCCTGAACCGGGACGCCGGCCGGGCCGCGGTCGCCGCGGGCATCCGCGCCGGCACCGACGTCACCGGGTTCGGCCTGCTGGGCCACCTCTACAAGATGGCGCGGGCCAGCGGGGTGACCGCAGTGGTCGACGCGGCCGCCGTCCCCTACCTGGCCGGGGCACGCGAGGCGCTGGCCGCCGGCTTCGTCTCCGGCGGCACCCGGCGGAACCTGGACTGGGTGCGCCCGCACACCGACCTGTCCGCGGTCGGCGAGGACGAGGCGCTGCTGCTGGCCGACGCGCAGACCTCCGGCGGGCTGCTGCTCGGCGGCGAGGTGCCCGGCGCGCCGGTGATCGGGGAGTTCGTGCCGCGGGGGGAGCACGTGGTCGTCGTCCGCTGA